From a single Phaenicophaeus curvirostris isolate KB17595 chromosome 8, BPBGC_Pcur_1.0, whole genome shotgun sequence genomic region:
- the LOC138723160 gene encoding retinoid isomerohydrolase-like — protein MHNTCCALGCQRLGSFSREKMYSQVEHPAGGYKKLFETVEELSSPVTAHVTGRIPTWLRGSLLRCGPGLFEVGAEPFYHLFDGQALLHKFDFKEGHVTYHRRFVRTDAYVRAMTEKRIVITEFGTYAYPDPCKNIFSRFFSYFKGVEVTDNALVNVYPVGEDYYACTETNFITKINPDTLETIKQVDLCKYVSVNGATAHPHIENDGTVYNIGNCFGKNFALAYNIIRIPPLQADKEDPMNKSEVVVQFPCSDRFKPSYVHSFGLTSNYIVFVETPVKINLLKFLSSWSLWGANYMDCFESNETMGVWLHVAEKKKGRLLNIKYRTSAFNLFHHINTYEDNGFLIVDLCTWKGFEFVYNYLYLANLRANWDEVKRQAEKAPQPEARRYVLPLNIDKADTGKNLVTLPYTTATATLRSDETIWLEPEVIFSGPRHAFEFPQINYKKYGGKPYTYTYGLGLNHFVPDRLCKLNVKTKETWVWQEPDSYPSEPIFVSHPDALEEDDGVVLSIVISPGAGPKPAYLLILNAKDMSEVARAEVEVNIPVTFHGLFKRA, from the exons ATGCACAACACTTGCTGCGCACTTGGCTGCCAGAGGCTCGGGTCCTTCAGTAGGGAGAAAATGTATAGCCA AGTCGAGCATCCCGCTGGAGGCTACAAGAAGCTCTTTGAGACCGTGGAGGAGCTGTCTTCTCCAGTGACTGCCCATGTCACAG GCAGGATTCCCACCTGGCTGCGAGGAAGTCTCCTGAGATGTGGTCCTGGCTTGTTTGAGGTGGGCGCGGAGCCCTTCTATCACCTCTTTGATGGCCAGGCGCTCCTCCACAAGTTTGACTTCAAGGAGGGTCACGTCACTTACCACCGAAG gTTTGTCAGGACTGATGCTTATGTGAGAGCAATGACCGAGAAAAGGATTGTGATAACAGAATTTGGCACCTACGCATACCCAGACCCATGCAAGAACATCTTTTCCAG GTTTTTTTCATACTTCAAAGGTGTGGAGGTCACTGACAATGCCCTCGTTAACGTCTACCCTGTTGGTGAAGATTACTATGCCTGTACTGAGACTAACTTCATAACCAAAATTAACCCAGATACATTAGAGACAATTAAGCAG GTGGATCTCTGTAAATACGTGTCTGTCAATGGGGCAACAGCTCATCCCCACATTGAAAATGATGGGACAGTTTACAACATTGGcaattgctttggaaaaaactTTGCACTCGCATATAACATCATACGGATTCCTCCGCTTCAGGCAG ACAAGGAAGACCCGATGAACAAGTCAGAGGTGGTGGTTCAGTTCCCTTGCAGCGACAGGTTCAAGCCCTCTTACGTTCACAG TTTTGGACTGACCTCGAACTACATAGTGTTTGTTGAAACACCGGTGAAAATCAACCTCCTGAAGTTCCTTTCCTCCTGGAGCCTTTGGGGAGCCAACTACATGGACTGCTTTGAGTCCAACGAAACCATGGGG GTCTGGCTTCATGtggctgagaaaaagaaaggcaggctCCTCAACATCAAATACCGCACCTCAGCCTTCAACCTTTTCCACCACATTAACACCTACGAAGACAATGGATTTCTGATTGTTGACCTCTGCACCTGGAAGGG GTTTGAGTTTGTTTACAATTACCTCTACTTAGCCAATTTACGGGCAAACTGGGATGAAGTTAAGCgacaggcagagaaagctcCACAGCCGGAAGCTCGCAGATACGTGCTGCCCCTCAACATCGACAAG GCTGACACAGGCAAGAACTTGGTCACCTTGCCCTACACAACAGCCACGGCGACACTGCGCAGTGATGAGACCATCTGGCTGGAGCCAGAAGTGATCTTCTCAGGGCCACGCCACG cCTTTGAATTTCCTCAGATCAACTACAAGAAATACGGTGGGAAACCTTACACATATACGTATGGGCTGGGGCTGAACCACTTTGTTCCAGACAGG CTTTGCAAGCTGAATGTTAAAACAAAGGAGACCTGGGTATGGCAGGAGCCAGATTCATACCCATCGGAGCCGATCTTCGTTTCCCATCCAGATGCCCTGGAGGAAGATGATG GGGTTGTGCTGAGCATCGTCATCAGCCCGGGGGCAGGGCCGAAGCCTGCTTACCTCCTGATCCTCAATGCCAAGGACATGAGCGAGGTTGCCAGGGCTGAAGTGGAGGTGAATATTCCTGTGACTTTCCATGGACTCTTCAAAAGAGCGTGA
- the LOC138723161 gene encoding methylcrotonoyl-CoA carboxylase beta chain, mitochondrial-like isoform X2: MVSKGGGEKAILRHTQRNKKLFVRERLKLLLDDESFLELSPLAGLDMPYGDVPAAGCFTGIGKICGIWCMVAALDATVKGGTMYPIGVKKQLRAQEIAMQNRLVTVCLVDSGGAFLPLQSEIFPDKSHGGRVFYNQAIMSAMGVPQLAVVCGSCVAGGAYIPTMSEETSIVDKIGTLFLAGPPLVKAATGEYVSAEDLGGAKLHSEVSGCCDHFASSEKEAYEYIRNVISTLNYDPLPEKAMEYDSPLYSSDELLGLAPQDYSCSLPVKLILSRLMDGSRFQEFKANYGTTLITGFGHVEGHLVGIVANNGELSHDASLKGSHFVQLCSQRSIPILFFQNTAPHTAVPTSISQAEAHSKQLKAQASMMAAVACAAVPKITIVIGGCYGSESYAMCGRSFSPNFLFLWPNARVGLVDSRHFSTVPQAEDNDCTRDESELKHLKEKLEEESSAFYSSARLWDDGIILPQDTRKVIAQCLEITEQQKYQIISPRLYPIIRM, from the exons ATGGTCAGtaaaggagggggagaaaaagccaTCTTACGTCATACTCAGAGAAACAAGAAGCTGTTTGTTCGTGAACGCCTGAAGTTGCTACTTGATGATGAGTCTTTCCTTGAGCTGTCTCCGCTGGCAGGCCTCGATATGCCATATGGTgatgtccctgctgctgggtgCTTCACTG GAATTGGCAAAATCTGTGGGATCTGGTGTATGGTGGCGGCACTTGATGCAACTGTGAAAGGAGGAACTATGTATCCAATTGGAGTGAAGAAACAATTGAGAGCTCAAGAAATAGCCATGCAGAACAGGCTGGTAACAGTGTGCCTTGTTGACAGCGGGGGAGCATTCCTACCGCTACAG TCAGAGATATTTCCTGACAAGTCACACGGTGGCAGAGTTTTCTACAATCAAGCAATAATGTCTGCCATGGGAGTCCCTCAG CTGGCAGTGGTGTGTGGGTCCTGTGTGGCTGGAGGTGCCTACATACCAACCATGTCAGAAGAAACTTCGATTGTAGATAAAATCGGTACTCTCTTCCTTGCTGGTCCACCTCTGGTGAAAGCTGCTACAGGAGAGTATGTCTCTGCCGAGGACCTAGGAGGAGCTAAACTTCACTCTGA AGTCAGTGGCTGTTGTGACCATTTTGCGTCTTCAGAAAAGGAAGCCTATGAATATATTCGAAATGTTATCTCAACATTAAATTATGATCCGTTACCAGAGAAGGCCATGGAGTACGACAGCCCTCTGTATAGTTCTGATGAACTCTTGGGACTGGCACCACAAGATTATAGCTGTAGCCTTCCTGTAAAACTG ATTCTGAGCCGTCTGATGGATGGAAGCAGATTCCAGGAATTCAAGGCTAATTATGGAACAACATTAATAACAGGATTTGGCCATGTGGAAGG GCACTTGGTGGGGATAGTGGCCAATAATGGAGAGCTGTCTCATGATGCTTCTCTCAAGGGCAGCCATTTCGTACAGCTGTGTAGTCAGCGGAGCATTCCCATCctctttttccaaaatactgCTCCTCATACAGCAGTGCCAACAAGCATCTCACAG gcaGAGGCTCACTCCAAACAGTTGAAAGCCCAGGCCTCCATGATGGCTGCTGTTGCTTGTGCTGCTGTTCCCAAAATCACCATTGTAATCGGCGGCTGTTACGGGAGTGAGAGTTATGCTATG tgtggcagatcattcagtccaaacTTTTTGTTCCTGTGGCCTAATGCAAGAGTTGGTCTTGTGGATTCAAGACATTTCTCCACAGTCCCACAAGCTGAGGACAATGACTGTACAAGAGATGAATCAGAGCTAAAAcatctgaaagaaaa GCTAGAGGAAGAAAGCAGTGCATTTTACTCCTCTGCTAGGCTCTGGGATGATGGTATAATTCTCCCTCAAGATACTAGAAag gTAATTGCACAGTGCTTAGAGATTACAGAGCAGCAGAAGTATCAGATCATCTCTCCACGTCTGTATCCCATCATTAGGATGTAA
- the LOC138723161 gene encoding methylcrotonoyl-CoA carboxylase beta chain, mitochondrial-like isoform X1, whose translation MRRFGWLRSRPGAAPHRLFPELPGRVPREQQQLFRDNLSNSQAALRRYTELLEMVSKGGGEKAILRHTQRNKKLFVRERLKLLLDDESFLELSPLAGLDMPYGDVPAAGCFTGIGKICGIWCMVAALDATVKGGTMYPIGVKKQLRAQEIAMQNRLVTVCLVDSGGAFLPLQSEIFPDKSHGGRVFYNQAIMSAMGVPQLAVVCGSCVAGGAYIPTMSEETSIVDKIGTLFLAGPPLVKAATGEYVSAEDLGGAKLHSEVSGCCDHFASSEKEAYEYIRNVISTLNYDPLPEKAMEYDSPLYSSDELLGLAPQDYSCSLPVKLILSRLMDGSRFQEFKANYGTTLITGFGHVEGHLVGIVANNGELSHDASLKGSHFVQLCSQRSIPILFFQNTAPHTAVPTSISQAEAHSKQLKAQASMMAAVACAAVPKITIVIGGCYGSESYAMCGRSFSPNFLFLWPNARVGLVDSRHFSTVPQAEDNDCTRDESELKHLKEKLEEESSAFYSSARLWDDGIILPQDTRKVIAQCLEITEQQKYQIISPRLYPIIRM comes from the exons ATGCGGCGGTTCGGGTGGCTGCGCTCCAggcccggggccgccccgcACCGCCTCTTCCCCGAGCTGCCGGGCCGCGTCCCCcgcgagcagcagcagctgttccGGGACAACCTCAGCAACAGCCAGGCGGCCCTCAGGAG ATATACAGAGTTGCTAGAGATGGTCAGtaaaggagggggagaaaaagccaTCTTACGTCATACTCAGAGAAACAAGAAGCTGTTTGTTCGTGAACGCCTGAAGTTGCTACTTGATGATGAGTCTTTCCTTGAGCTGTCTCCGCTGGCAGGCCTCGATATGCCATATGGTgatgtccctgctgctgggtgCTTCACTG GAATTGGCAAAATCTGTGGGATCTGGTGTATGGTGGCGGCACTTGATGCAACTGTGAAAGGAGGAACTATGTATCCAATTGGAGTGAAGAAACAATTGAGAGCTCAAGAAATAGCCATGCAGAACAGGCTGGTAACAGTGTGCCTTGTTGACAGCGGGGGAGCATTCCTACCGCTACAG TCAGAGATATTTCCTGACAAGTCACACGGTGGCAGAGTTTTCTACAATCAAGCAATAATGTCTGCCATGGGAGTCCCTCAG CTGGCAGTGGTGTGTGGGTCCTGTGTGGCTGGAGGTGCCTACATACCAACCATGTCAGAAGAAACTTCGATTGTAGATAAAATCGGTACTCTCTTCCTTGCTGGTCCACCTCTGGTGAAAGCTGCTACAGGAGAGTATGTCTCTGCCGAGGACCTAGGAGGAGCTAAACTTCACTCTGA AGTCAGTGGCTGTTGTGACCATTTTGCGTCTTCAGAAAAGGAAGCCTATGAATATATTCGAAATGTTATCTCAACATTAAATTATGATCCGTTACCAGAGAAGGCCATGGAGTACGACAGCCCTCTGTATAGTTCTGATGAACTCTTGGGACTGGCACCACAAGATTATAGCTGTAGCCTTCCTGTAAAACTG ATTCTGAGCCGTCTGATGGATGGAAGCAGATTCCAGGAATTCAAGGCTAATTATGGAACAACATTAATAACAGGATTTGGCCATGTGGAAGG GCACTTGGTGGGGATAGTGGCCAATAATGGAGAGCTGTCTCATGATGCTTCTCTCAAGGGCAGCCATTTCGTACAGCTGTGTAGTCAGCGGAGCATTCCCATCctctttttccaaaatactgCTCCTCATACAGCAGTGCCAACAAGCATCTCACAG gcaGAGGCTCACTCCAAACAGTTGAAAGCCCAGGCCTCCATGATGGCTGCTGTTGCTTGTGCTGCTGTTCCCAAAATCACCATTGTAATCGGCGGCTGTTACGGGAGTGAGAGTTATGCTATG tgtggcagatcattcagtccaaacTTTTTGTTCCTGTGGCCTAATGCAAGAGTTGGTCTTGTGGATTCAAGACATTTCTCCACAGTCCCACAAGCTGAGGACAATGACTGTACAAGAGATGAATCAGAGCTAAAAcatctgaaagaaaa GCTAGAGGAAGAAAGCAGTGCATTTTACTCCTCTGCTAGGCTCTGGGATGATGGTATAATTCTCCCTCAAGATACTAGAAag gTAATTGCACAGTGCTTAGAGATTACAGAGCAGCAGAAGTATCAGATCATCTCTCCACGTCTGTATCCCATCATTAGGATGTAA